Proteins co-encoded in one Arthrobacter alpinus genomic window:
- a CDS encoding uroporphyrinogen-III synthase, giving the protein MTESGGGRSSEAGIFSATIRPTAADGLSASFTSPTKTPATPAVGLLSGLRVAVTRSADRAGAMADALAAAGAEPVLVPVIDFEVGEQKVLGKSLQRLAAGEYRWLVISSITTVRALKQWCEAAGTSLEALIPAATSVATIGPTSVAVLAAEGIHAELAPVDQQSAAGLVALWPDFDSSDGGSPRVLLPQSNLAEPTLVEGIAARGWTPEVVTAYRTVDYPADPASRLTATLAGRSPERGRLDSLPSREPMASERGWISEVAQRPKKSYCPRGAIGSRAYPLLTPAEAAGEIAAGAINAVVLASGSAARRVAATMAPLPANCLVIAIGQPTRAEAQRLGMVVAATAEHPTPEGILAALALAHTNFLTQ; this is encoded by the coding sequence ATGACCGAAAGCGGCGGCGGCAGGAGCAGCGAGGCCGGAATTTTCTCGGCGACTATCCGGCCCACGGCCGCGGACGGCCTTAGCGCCTCCTTTACGTCGCCTACGAAAACACCGGCTACGCCGGCTGTCGGGTTGCTTTCAGGCCTGCGCGTGGCCGTGACCCGCAGTGCTGACCGCGCCGGGGCCATGGCCGATGCGCTTGCCGCGGCTGGCGCTGAGCCGGTTTTAGTTCCCGTCATCGATTTTGAGGTGGGCGAGCAAAAGGTACTCGGCAAATCGCTCCAGCGGCTGGCCGCAGGGGAGTACCGCTGGCTGGTCATCAGCTCCATCACCACGGTGCGGGCGCTGAAGCAATGGTGCGAGGCGGCTGGAACGTCACTGGAGGCTTTGATTCCGGCGGCAACCTCCGTCGCAACCATCGGACCTACCTCCGTTGCCGTTTTGGCGGCAGAGGGCATTCATGCGGAGCTGGCACCTGTTGATCAGCAATCGGCCGCGGGCCTTGTTGCGCTGTGGCCCGACTTTGATTCGTCCGACGGCGGATCCCCTCGAGTCCTCTTGCCGCAATCCAACCTCGCCGAACCCACCCTGGTGGAAGGCATTGCTGCTCGGGGATGGACGCCGGAAGTCGTCACGGCATACCGGACCGTCGACTACCCAGCCGATCCGGCTAGTCGGCTGACGGCGACGCTGGCGGGCCGCTCCCCGGAGCGGGGCAGACTCGATTCCCTTCCGTCGCGGGAGCCAATGGCTTCGGAGCGGGGATGGATTTCAGAGGTCGCCCAGCGACCGAAGAAATCTTACTGCCCGCGAGGAGCCATTGGCTCCCGCGCCTACCCGTTGCTCACTCCGGCAGAAGCGGCGGGGGAGATTGCCGCAGGGGCGATCAACGCCGTCGTACTTGCCTCAGGAAGTGCTGCGCGCAGAGTGGCCGCCACCATGGCGCCACTGCCGGCGAACTGCCTGGTCATCGCGATCGGCCAGCCCACTCGGGCCGAGGCCCAGCGCTTGGGCATGGTGGTTGCCGCGACCGCAGAGCACCCCACGCCTGAGGGCATCCTGGCCGCACTGGCCCTAGCCCACACTAATTTTCTAACCCAGTAA
- the hemC gene encoding hydroxymethylbilane synthase translates to MASVKIGTRGSKLALSQTQQVTGQLSAIGGFVAEIIPVKTDGDVLTGPLSQMGGTGVFAAALRDTLLNGGVDVAVHSLKDLPTAAVPGLTLGAIPVRADARDALCSRDGLKLAELPVGATVGTGSPRRAAQLLAARPDLVIVDIRGNVDTRLARVPGLPGNPDVEWVDGKVGDLDAVVLAASGLGRIGRLDTVTEFLESDVMLPAPGQGALALECRTADADLTGVLGQSLNAVDDHDTRLAVTAERALLARLEAGCSAPVGALAHRKGSMLYLETVVCSLDGTRSMRLKKATDGLTTVGATILGIELAEELLAGGAGDLADLAGSAK, encoded by the coding sequence ATGGCCAGTGTGAAAATTGGAACCCGCGGAAGCAAATTGGCTCTGAGTCAGACTCAGCAAGTCACCGGTCAGCTCAGTGCCATCGGCGGGTTTGTTGCCGAGATCATCCCTGTTAAGACCGACGGAGACGTCCTTACCGGCCCGTTGTCGCAAATGGGTGGCACCGGTGTCTTCGCCGCCGCTCTGCGAGACACGCTCCTTAACGGTGGGGTCGACGTGGCCGTGCACTCGCTTAAGGATTTGCCCACGGCGGCAGTGCCGGGACTGACGCTCGGTGCCATTCCTGTGCGTGCCGACGCCCGGGACGCCCTTTGCTCTCGCGATGGACTCAAGCTTGCCGAGCTGCCTGTTGGTGCAACGGTTGGCACGGGTTCCCCGCGCCGAGCCGCTCAGCTTCTGGCGGCCCGTCCGGATCTGGTCATCGTGGACATCCGCGGCAACGTGGATACCCGCCTGGCCCGGGTCCCCGGCTTGCCCGGCAACCCCGACGTCGAATGGGTAGATGGCAAGGTGGGTGACTTGGACGCTGTGGTGCTTGCAGCTTCGGGTCTGGGGCGGATCGGCCGGCTCGACACCGTCACCGAATTCCTCGAATCCGACGTCATGTTGCCGGCTCCCGGACAAGGCGCGCTCGCGCTGGAATGCCGCACCGCCGACGCCGATCTGACGGGTGTCTTGGGACAGTCGCTCAACGCGGTGGACGATCATGACACGCGTCTGGCCGTTACCGCCGAACGCGCTCTCCTGGCCCGCCTTGAAGCTGGCTGCAGCGCACCCGTTGGAGCCCTTGCTCACCGCAAGGGCTCCATGCTCTACCTCGAAACTGTGGTTTGCTCCCTCGACGGCACCCGCTCAATGCGCTTGAAGAAGGCCACCGACGGTCTCACCACCGTCGGTGCCACCATTCTCGGCATTGAACTGGCCGAAGAACTGCTCGCCGGCGGCGCTGGCGACTTAGCGGATTTGGCCGGCTCCGCGAAATGA